The sequence TCGACCACCGCCGCGGGCCGCGCTACAGCGACAGCCACATGATGCTGGAGGCGGCGGCGGCCGGCGAGGGCGTGGCCCTCGGCCGCAGCTCGATCATGGCCGACGACCTGGTGCGCGGCCGGCTGATCCGCCCGTTCCCGGACAGCCAGGTGGCCGACTACGCCTATCATTTCCTGTGCCGAACCGACGCCATCGACCGCCCGGCGGTCCGCGCCTTCCGCGATTGGCTGATTGCCGCGGCAGCGGAATGAGGGCTCTGCATAGCAGATTATATATAAAATTTTATCAAAATTGATTGAACCTCTCGAGAGGTGCTGGTAGAGGCGTCCGCTGCTGCATCGACGCTCTGGACCGGAGCCTGCCCGCATCGGCGGCGGCCCGGTCTCCTCCGAGGGGGTGCTTTGTCCAAGCGGCCGTTTTCCCCACACATCGCGGTTCCCCTGATCTTCGCGGCGATGCTGGCCGGCCAGGCCGGCTCCGCCAGGGCGGAGGACTATGATTCCCTGATCCGGGCGGCACGCGCCGGCCAGTATGAGCCGGCATTGGCGATGCTGCGCACCCTGACCCACGACTCGCCGGGCAATCTGCGCGCCGCCTATGACCGCATCGCCATCACCGGCTGGGCAGGCCGCGACGCCGAGGTGACCGAGGCCTATGAGGCGCTGCCGCGCGGGGCGGCGCTGCCCCTGGACCTGCAGGAGGTGGTGGCGAAGGCCTATCGCAACCGGCAGCGCTGGGACCGCGCCCTGGCGCTGTATCGCGACGGCCGGCGGCGGGCGCCCGGCCAGGCGGCCTTCCGCCTCGGCGAAGTCCTGGTCCTGGCCGATGCCGGCCGGGCCGAGGAGGCGATCCGTCTGGGCCAGGCGCTGGTCAGCGGCCAGCCGCGCGATGCCGATGCGCGGCTGGCGCTGGGTTACGCCTATGCCCGGGCCGGGCACTCCTTCGATTCGCTGGCCGAGACCGACCGGGCCGTGGCCCTGGCGCCGCGGCGCGAGGATCTGGCGCGCGAGCGCATCTTCGCCCTGGAGCGCGCCGGCCTGCCGCAGGCCGCGCTGCGCGACGCCGACCGCCGGCCCGGCCTGCTGGCGGCGGAGGACAGACGCCGGCTGGAGGGCGACGCCGCGGCCGAGCTGGTGCGCCTGGCGCCGTTGCCGTCGCGTCGGGAGGCGGAGCGCTTCGCCGTGGCCGACCGGGCCATCGCCATGCTGGACGACCAGATCGCGCGCTGGCGCGCCGAGGGCGACGCGGCGGCGAAGGATGTCATCCGAGCCCGCCTCGACCGCATCGGCGCCCTGCAGGCACGGGCGCGGATGCAGGATGTCGTCGACGAGTACGAGGCGCTGCGGGCGGAGGGCGTCGACGTGCCGCCCTACGTGCTGAGCGACGTGGCCTCGGCCTATCTCTATCTGCGCCGGCCGGAGATCGCGCGCGACCTGTACCGGCAGGTGCTGGCCGCGGGCACCGCCGAGGCGACGCCGGAGGATGAGCTCGGGCTGTTCTACGCCCTGGTCGAGAGCGAGCGGATCGAGGAGGCGCAGGTCTGGATCGACGCGGTCAATGCCCGCCGCCCGGTCTGGCTGCAGCCCAGGGGCCAGGCCGACAAGACGCCGAACGACCGGCGCCTCGACAGCGAGGTCGCCGCCGCCAACGCCCGCTATTTCGCCGACGACCTGCCGGAGGCGGAGCGCCGCTTCCGCGCCATGACCGACGCCGCGCCGAACAATGTCCAGCTGCGCGCGGGCCTGGCCGAGATCTACGGCGCCCGCGGCTGGCCGCGCCGGGCCGAACAGGAGCTGGCGATCGCCCAGACCGAGGCGCCGCGGGCCCTGTCGGTCGAGGTCGCGCAGGGCGAGACCGCCCTGCTGCTGCGCGAATGGCGCCAGGTCGAGGTCCTTGTGCAGGACTTGGTCGCCCGCTTCCCGGAAAATCCGGACGTCCGCCGCCTGGCCCGGGAGTGGGAGGTCCACACCATGGCGGAGTTGCAGATCAAGGGCGACCGCGGCGTCGCCGGCAGCACCCCCGTCTCCGGCGGCGACGACCTGTCCGTCGAGGCCGTGCTGTACTCGCCGCCGATCGCATACAACTGGCGCGGCTTCGCCGGCCTCGGCCGGGCGGCCGGCGCCTTCGACGACGGACATGCGGAATTCACCTGGGGCCGCGCCGGACTCGAATGGCGCAGCCGGGACCTAATCGTCGAGGGAGAGGTCTCGGGAAACCGCTATGGCCACGGCACCAGGGTCGGCGCCCGCCTCGCCGCGACCGTCGACATCGACGACGAATGGCAGGTCGGCGCGACGGGCGAGATCCTCTCGCGCGACACGCCGCTGCGGGCGCTGGAGGAGGGCATCGGCTCCGACCGCGTCTCGGGCTTCATCCGCTGGCGCCAGGACGAGCGCCGCGAGATCGGCCTCACCGTCGGCAACGCCTGGTTCGGCGACGGCAACAACCGGACCACGGTGGCGCTGGACGGCCAGCAGCGGATCTATACCGCGCCGCACTTCAAAGCGGATCTCAAGCTCGACCTCGCGGCCTCGTTCAACAGCGAGGGCGGCGACACCGACTACTTCAATCCCAAGGCCGATCTCGCGGCGCTGCCGCAGCTCGAGCTGCAGCACATCCTCTACCGCCGCTACGACACGGTCTGGCGGCACTCGCTGACCTTCGGCGCCGGCCCCTACTGGCAGCAGGATTTCGGCACGGGCGTGATCGCGACGGTCGGCTATCGCCAGGAATTCGAGACCGACAACGTGTTCCAGATCGGTGCCGGCATCTCCGGCAGCTATCGGCCCTATGACGGCGACTACGAGACCGAGCTGCGCGTCAATTTCGACCTGACCTACCGGTTCTGAGGGCAGCCCTGATGCCTCGCTTTCCCCGCCTCGCCGCCGCCCTCGGCCTGATCCTGGCGCTGGCCGCCTGCAGCCGCGACATCCCGCGCTTCGTCCCGCCGGCGGAGCGCCAGGCGCCGGCGGCCGAAGCGCCATGGACGCCGGGCGCGGTCCTGGCCATCGCCTATCACGATGTCGAGGATTCCGATCCGGACCAGACCTATCTCAGCGTCCGCACCGACCACCTGGTGCAGCAGCTGGCCTGGCTGCGCGAGAACGGCTACCGCGCCGTCTCGGTCGACGACCTGCTGGCCGCCAAGGCCGGCCGCAAGCCGCTGCCGGAGCGGGCGGTGCTGCTCAGCTTCGACGACGGCTACGCCAGCTTCTACGACCGGGTCTTCCCGATCCTGAAGGCCTATGGCTGGCCCGCGGTGTATGCGCCGGTCGGGTCCTGGATCGACACGCCGGCCGGAAAGCCGGTCGATTTCGGCGGCACGGCGACGCCGCGCGGCCGCTTCGCCAGCTGGGCGCAGATCCGCGAGATGTCGCAGTCCGGACTGGTCGAGATCGCGGCACACAGCCAGGACCTGCACCGCGGCATCCCCGCCAATCCGCAGGGCAACACCCAGCCCGCAGCCTCGACCCGCCGCTTCGACGCCGCGACCGGACGCTACGAGAGCGACCCGGCCTATGAGGCGCGGATCGCCGGCGATGTCGAGCGGGTCGGCGCCCGGATCCGGCAGGCGACTGGCAGGGCGCCGCGGGTCTGGGTATGGCCGTACGGCGCTGCCGGCGGCACGGCGCTGCGCATCCTCGGCGACCATGGCTACGAGGCCGCTCTCACCCTTGACGACGGCGTCGGCACGGTCGACGGCCTGATGAACTCGCCCCGGCTGCTGGTGGCGGGCGATCCCCGGCTCGTCGGCTTCGCCAACAGCGTGGTCGGGCGCGAGAGCCGCCCGGGGATGCGGGTGATGCATGTCGACCTCGACTATGTCTACGACCCGGACCCGGCCCAGACCGACCGCAATCTCGGCGAACTGGTGCAGCGGGTCGCCGACATGAAGATCACCACGGTCTTCCTGCAGGCCTTCTCCGACCCGGAGGCCGACGGGCTGGTCCGCTCGGTCTATTTCCCCAACCGCGTGCTGCCGGTCCGGGCCGACCTGTTCAACCGCGTCGCCTGGCAGCTGCGCAACCGGGCCAAGGTGCAGGTCTATGCCTGGATGCCGGTGCTGAGCTTCGACCTCGACCCCGCCCTGCCGCGGGTCGAGCGCTGGGATCCGGCGACCGGCCGCGCCGCCGTCGACCCGGCGCAGTACCGCCGGCTGTCGCCCTTCGACGCCGAGGCGCGGCGGCGGATCGGCATGATCTACGAGGACCTGGCGCGACAGGCGGGGTTCGACGGCATCCTGTTCCACGACGACGCCGTCCTGTCCGATTTCGAGGATGCCGGGCCGGCGGCGCTGGCCGCGTACCGCGCCGCCGGCCTGCCGGACACGGTCGCGGCGCTGCGCGCCGACCCGGAGACCCTGCGGCGCTGGACCCGGTTCAAGAGCCAGGCGTTGACCGACTTCACCCTGGAGCTGGCGGCGCGGGTCCGCGCGATCCGCGGTCCGAGCGTCAAGACCGCCCGCAACATCTTCGCCGGCCCGGTGCTGGAGCCGGAGAGCGAGGCCTGGTTCGCCCAGAACCTGGACGATTTCCTGGCCAGCTACGACTGGACGGCACCGATGGCGATGCCGCTGATGGAGAAGGTCCCACCCGGCGAGGCGGGGGCCTGGCTGGACAGGCTGGTCGACGCGGTGGCGGCCCGGCCCGGCGCCCTGGACCGGACCGTGTTCGAGCTGCAGGCCGTCGACTGGCGCGCCAGCCGGGACGAGCGGCGCTTCGTCGATGCTGCGGTACTGGCGGACTGGATGCGGCGCCTGCAGCGCCGGGGCGCCCGCAGCTTCGGCTACTACCCGGACGACTTCGCCGCCGGCAAGCCGAACCTGCCGACGATCCGGCCGGCCTTCTCCAGCGAATGGTTCCCATTCAGATGATCGACCGCCTGCTCGCGCTCTTCGTGCTGGCGGTGGTGGTCGGCGGGCCGCTCGGCTTCGCCCTGGTCACCGCCGGCGACGTGCTGCTGAACTTCGTCTTCTTCTACCCCCTGTTCATGTCGGGGATCTGGATGACCGGCGGCCTGTACTTCTGGTGGCATTGGGAGCGGCACTGGCCGAGCCACGAGATCGCGCCGGAGCTGCCGGGCACGCCGCTGATCTCGATCATCGTGCCCTGCTTCAACGAGGGCGCGAATGCGGAGGAGACGATCCTGGCCGCGCTCGGACAGGCCTATCCGGCGATCGAGGTGATCGCCGTCAACGACGGCTCGTCGGACGACACGGGCGCCGTCCTCGATGCGCTGGCGGCGCGGCACGACCGGCTGCGCGTGATCCATCTCGCCCACAACCAGGGCAAGGCGATGGCGCTGCGCATGGGGGCGCTGGCGGCGCGCAGCGACTATCTCGTCTGCATCGACGGCGACGCGCTGCTGCACCCGAACGCCGCCGCCTATCTGGTGGCGCCGATGCTGACCCTGCCGCGGGTCGGCGCGGTCACCGGCAATCCGCGGATCCGCACCCGGTCGACCCTGCTGGGTCGGGTCCAGGTCGGCGAGTTCTCCTCGATCATCGGGCTGATCAAGCGGTCGCAGCGCGTCTACGGGCGGATCTTCACCGTCTCGGGCGTGGTCGCCGCCTTCCGGCGCAGCGCCCTGCACCGCGTCGGCTACTGGAGCCTCGACATGGTCACCGAGGACATCGACATCAGCTGGAAGCTGCAGCGCGACCACTGGGCCGTTTTCTACGAGCCGCGAGCGCTGTGCTGGATCCTGATGCCGGAGACCCTGGCCGGGCTGTGGAAGCAGCGGCTGCGCTGGGCCAAGGGCGGGGCCGAGGTGTTCCTGAAGAACCTGCCGACGATCTGGGGCTGGCGCCAGCGCCGGATGTGGCCGCTGGTGGTCGAGTTCTGCCTCTCCTCCGGCTGGGCCTTCGCCTATGGCCTGTCGATCCTGTTCTGGGCGGCCGGCCTGTTCGTCACCCTGCCACCGGGCATCCATGTCGAGACGCTGGTGCCGCCGGAATTCACCGGCATGGTCCTGGCCCTCACCTGCATTGTCCAGTTCACCCTCGCGATCCTGATCGAGCGCCGCTACGAGACGGGGCTGCTCCGCGCGCTGGGCTGGATCGTCTGGTATCCGCTGGCCTACTGGATGCTCAGCCTCTTCACCACCCTGGTCGCCCTGCCCAAGGTCGCGATCGGCCGCCGCCGCCGCGCCCGCTGGACCAGTCCGGACCGCGGCCTCCGCCCCCTGCCCCCGCCATGATCATCGACGTCCGCCACCAGCGGTCCCTGCCCGCCCGGCTGCTCGACCTGCTGCTCACCGCCCTCGCCTGGGCCGCCTTCATCACCATCTTCCTGCGCGGCGCCGACGCGCTGTTCGACGGCTCGCACCAGGGGCCGCGGCCCTGGCTGCCGGAGGCGCTGCGCACCCTCGGCACCCTGACGGTCTATCTGATCATCGCCGCGGTCAACGCCGCCATCCTGCTCGGCTGGGCCTTCTACAACCAGTGGCGGTTCCGCGGCCGCGACCGCCGGCGCGCCGCCCCGTCCCTGAGCGACGCGCAGATGGCCCCGCCCTTCGCCGTGCCCGCCGGTCTTCTGGGCCGGATGCGGGCGGGCCGCCGGCTGGTGATCCACCACGACGCCGCAGGCACGATCACCGCGGTCGACGACCGTCCGGCCCTCAAGGTCGTGCCGCTGGAGCGGGAAACCACCTCGTTTCAGTGAAGAATTGCTTTGACCGTTTGGTCAGCTTTTCCACATTCTCCGTTCATGGCCTCGGCGCCCTGGCCCTCGCGGCGCTGGCGCCCCATGCGCATGGCAGATATGTTCTGACACTCGGTTCGACAGGGAGCGTCTTCCAACAATGAAAAAGCTTCTCTCCGCCCTCGCCCTCTCCACGGCGCTCGTGGCCGGGGCTGCCTTCGCCGACGAGGTGAAGCCGGCAGTGGTCTTCGACATGGGCGGCAAGTTCGACCGCTCCTTCAACGAAGGCATCTACAACGGTTCGAAGAAGTGGTCCGACGAGACCGGCATCAAGATCGCCGAGTTCGAGGTCACCAACGAATCCCAGCGCGAGCAGGCGCTGCGCCGCATGGCCGAGAACGGCGCCAACGTCGTCATCGCCGTCGGCTTCGCCCAGGCCCCGGCGCTGGAGATCGTGGCCGACGAGTTCCCGGACACCAAGTTCGCGATCATCGACGCGGTGGTCGAGAAGCCGAACGTGCAGTCGATCGTGTTCAAGGAGCAGGAAGGCTCCTTCCTGGTCGGCGTGCTGGCGGCCCTGGCCTCGAAGACCGGCACGGTCGGCTTCGTCGGCGGCATGGACATCCCGCTGATCCGCGCCTTCGGCTGCGGCTACGTCCAGGGCGTGCGCTATGCCAATTCCAGCGCCAAGGTGCTGGAGAACATGACCGGCACCACCCCGGCCGCCTGGAACGACCCGACCAAGGGCGGCGAGCTGGCGCGCAGTCAGTTCGACCGCGGCGCCGATGTGGTCTATGCCGCGGCGGGCGCCACCGGCCTCGGCGTGCTGCAGGCCGCGGCCGACGCCAAGAAGCTGTCGATCGGCGTCGACAGCAACCAGAACCACCTTCATCCCGGCTCGGTCCTGACCTCGATGCTGAAGCGCGTCGACGTCGCCGCCTACGACGTGTTCAAGAGCGCGCAGGACGGCAGCTGGAAGCCGGGCGTCAAGGTGCTCGGCCTCAAGGAGGACGGCGTGGGCTGGGCGCTGGACGACAACAACGCCAAGCTGATCACGCCGGAGATGAAGACCAAGGTCGACGCGGCGGCCAAGGGCATCATCGACGGTTCGATCCAGGTGGTGGACTACCGCACCAACAACTCCTGCCCACAGTGACGGCGGCGTCCGATCCGCAATGGACAATGATGGCGTGACCCGCGCCGCGACGGTCGGCGGCGCCCCCACGGGGGCGCCGTCGGCCATCGAGCTGCGCGGCATCAACAAGAGCTTCGGCCCGGTCAAGGCCAACCAGGACGTGTCGCTGACGATCGCCCCCGGCACGATCCATGGCATCATCGGCGAGAACGGCGCCGGCAAGTCGACCCTGATGTCGATCCTGTACGGCTTCTACGAGGCCGACAGCGGCGAGATCCTGGTCGACGGCCAGCCGCGGCGCATCACCTCCTCCAGCGACGCGATCGCCGCCGGCATCGGCATGGTGCACCAGCACTTCATGCTGGTGGAGCCGTTCACGGTGCTGGAGAACGTGATCCTCGGCGCCGAGGGCGGCGCGCTGCTGGCCGGCGGCAAGGCCCGGGCGCGGGCCGAGCTGCAGCGGCTGGAACGCGAATACAGCCTGGAGGTGCCGGTCGACGCCGTGGTCGGCGACCTGCCGGTCGGGCTGCAGCAGCGGGTCGAGATCCTGAAGGCGCTGTACCGCGGCGCCGACATCCTGATCCTGGACGAGCCGACCGGCGTGCTGACGCCGCAGGAGGCCGACCACCTGTTCCGCATCCTCGCGGCGCTGCGGGCCCAGGGCAAGACGGTGATCCTGATCACCCACAAGCTGCGCGAGATCATGGCGATCACCGATGCGGTGACGGTGATGCGGCAGGGCCGCGTCGTCGCCAATGTCGCGACCCGGGAGACCAGCCGCGAGCAGCTGGCCGAGCTGATGGTCGGCCGCAAGGTGCTGCTGCGCGTCGACAAGACCCCGGCCAGGCCGGGCGAGACCCTGATGGAGGTGCGCGGCCTCGACGTCGTCGACGGCCAGGGCGTGCGCCGGGTCAAGGACGTGTCCTTCGCGCTCCGGGCCGGCGAGATCGTCGGCATCGCCGGCGTGTCCGGCAACGGCCAGTCGGAGCTGCTGGCCGCCCTCGCCGGCATGGTCCGACCGGCCAAGGGCGACATCGCGGTCGGCGGCACCGCCCTGTCGTCGCTGCCCCATGTCGATGCCGGGACGCTGCGCCGGCTGGGCGTCGGCCATGTGCCGGAGGACCGCCACCGCGAGGGGCTGGTCACCGCCTTCAGCGCCGCCGAATGCTCGATCCTCGGCCACCATGCCGACCCCGCCTATAACGGCGCGGTGATGACCGACGGCCGCAAGGTGGTGGCGCATTGCGAGCGGCTGATGCAGGACTACGACGTCCGGCCGCCGAACCCGCATCTCAAGGCCGCCAACTTCTCCGGCGGCAACCAGCAGAAGATCATCGTCGGCCGCGAGGTCGAGCGCGACCCCAAGGTGCTGCTGGTCGGCCAGCCGACCCGCGGCGTCGACATCGGCGCGATCGAGGCGATCCATCGCCGCCTGGTGGCGCTGCGCGACAGCGGCAAGGCGATCCTGCTGGTGTCGGTCGAGCTGGACGAGATCCGCTCCCTGGCCGACCGCATCCTCGTCATGTTCGACGGCATGATCGTCGGCGAGGTCGCGGCCGACGGCGCCACCGAGCAGTCGCTGGGCCTGATGATGGCCGGCGTCCAGCAGGAGGCGGCGGAATGAGCGCGTTCGGCCGTCCGGCCGACGTGCCGCGCTGGGTGTCGATCGGGCTGATCCCGGCGGTCAACCTGGTCCTGGCCTTCATCGCCGCCGGGCTGGTGGTGCTGGTGATCTATTGGGGCCAGTACGCAGATGGCACGCTGCCGGGGGCAGAGTATTTCTACACCCCGGTGCGCGCGGCGGGCCTTCTGCTGAAGGGCGCCTTCGGCAGCTTCCCGAACTGGAGCTACACGCTCTACTACACCACCAACTTCATCTTCGCCGGCCTGGCGGTGGCGGTCGCCTTCCATGCCGGCCTGTTCAACATCGGCGCCGAGGGCCAGGCCTATGTCGCCGGGCTGGGCGTCGGCCTCGTCTGCCTCTATCTCGACTTCCTGCCCTTCATCCTGGTGCTGCCGCTGGCGATCGTCGCTGCGGCGCTGTTCGGCGCCGCCTGGGCCTTCATCCCGGCCTATCTGCAGGCGAAGCGGGGCAGCCACATCGTCATCACGACGATCATGTTCAACTTCATCGCCTCGTCGCTGATGGTCTATCTGATGGTCCATGTGCTGATCGCGCCGGGCCAGCAGTCGCCGGAAAGCCGGGCCTTCGCCGCCGGCACCGTGCTGCCGACCATCAGCGAGGTCCTGGCCTGGTTCGGCATCCGGATGCGGCGGCTGCCGCTGAACCTGTCCTTCCTGTGGGCGCTGGCCTGCTGTGTCTTCGTCTGGATCTTCGTGTGGCGCACCCGCTGGGGCTATGCGCTGCGGACGGTCGGGTTGAACCCGCGCGCGGCGGTCTATGGCGGCATCTCGGTCGCGGGCATCATCATCCTGGCGATGTGCATCTCCGGCGCCCTGTCCGGCTTCATCGCGCTGAACGAGATCATGGGCGTGCAGCGCCGTATCCTGCTGAACTTCGTCGCCGGGGCCGGCTTCGTCGGCATCGCCGTGTCGCTGATGGGCCGCAATCATCCCTTCGGCATCATCTTCGCGGCGCTGCTGTTCGGCGCCCTCTACCAGGGCGGGACGGAGCTGAACTTCGACATGCCGGAGATCACGCGCGAGATGGTGGTGGTGATCCAGGGGCTGGTGATCCTGTTCGCCGGCGCGCTGGAGAACCTGTTCCGGCCGCGGATCGAGGCCCTGTTCCGGCGCCGCGGGCCGGCGCTGCAGGCGGCGAAGGGGACGACGTCATGACCCTGCTCGACGTCATCGCCCTGCTCGACGCCACCATCCGCACCTCGACGCCGCTGGTGCTGGCGGCGCTGGCCGGCCTGTTCGCCGAGCGCGCCGGGCTGGTCGATATCGGGCTCGAGGGCAAGATGCTGGCCGCGGCCTTCGCCTCCGCCGCCACCGCTGCCGCCACCGGCTCGGCCTGGGCCGGGCTGGGCATGGGCGTGGTGGTGTCGGTCGTGCTGGCGCTGCTGCACGGCTACGCCTCGATCACCCACCGCGGCAACCAGGTGGTCTCCGGCCTCGCCATCAACATCCTGGCCTCGGGCCTGACGGTCACGCTCGGCATCGC comes from Inquilinus sp. Marseille-Q2685 and encodes:
- the pgaB gene encoding poly-beta-1,6-N-acetyl-D-glucosamine N-deacetylase PgaB, coding for MPRFPRLAAALGLILALAACSRDIPRFVPPAERQAPAAEAPWTPGAVLAIAYHDVEDSDPDQTYLSVRTDHLVQQLAWLRENGYRAVSVDDLLAAKAGRKPLPERAVLLSFDDGYASFYDRVFPILKAYGWPAVYAPVGSWIDTPAGKPVDFGGTATPRGRFASWAQIREMSQSGLVEIAAHSQDLHRGIPANPQGNTQPAASTRRFDAATGRYESDPAYEARIAGDVERVGARIRQATGRAPRVWVWPYGAAGGTALRILGDHGYEAALTLDDGVGTVDGLMNSPRLLVAGDPRLVGFANSVVGRESRPGMRVMHVDLDYVYDPDPAQTDRNLGELVQRVADMKITTVFLQAFSDPEADGLVRSVYFPNRVLPVRADLFNRVAWQLRNRAKVQVYAWMPVLSFDLDPALPRVERWDPATGRAAVDPAQYRRLSPFDAEARRRIGMIYEDLARQAGFDGILFHDDAVLSDFEDAGPAALAAYRAAGLPDTVAALRADPETLRRWTRFKSQALTDFTLELAARVRAIRGPSVKTARNIFAGPVLEPESEAWFAQNLDDFLASYDWTAPMAMPLMEKVPPGEAGAWLDRLVDAVAARPGALDRTVFELQAVDWRASRDERRFVDAAVLADWMRRLQRRGARSFGYYPDDFAAGKPNLPTIRPAFSSEWFPFR
- the pgaA gene encoding poly-beta-1,6 N-acetyl-D-glucosamine export porin PgaA is translated as MSKRPFSPHIAVPLIFAAMLAGQAGSARAEDYDSLIRAARAGQYEPALAMLRTLTHDSPGNLRAAYDRIAITGWAGRDAEVTEAYEALPRGAALPLDLQEVVAKAYRNRQRWDRALALYRDGRRRAPGQAAFRLGEVLVLADAGRAEEAIRLGQALVSGQPRDADARLALGYAYARAGHSFDSLAETDRAVALAPRREDLARERIFALERAGLPQAALRDADRRPGLLAAEDRRRLEGDAAAELVRLAPLPSRREAERFAVADRAIAMLDDQIARWRAEGDAAAKDVIRARLDRIGALQARARMQDVVDEYEALRAEGVDVPPYVLSDVASAYLYLRRPEIARDLYRQVLAAGTAEATPEDELGLFYALVESERIEEAQVWIDAVNARRPVWLQPRGQADKTPNDRRLDSEVAAANARYFADDLPEAERRFRAMTDAAPNNVQLRAGLAEIYGARGWPRRAEQELAIAQTEAPRALSVEVAQGETALLLREWRQVEVLVQDLVARFPENPDVRRLAREWEVHTMAELQIKGDRGVAGSTPVSGGDDLSVEAVLYSPPIAYNWRGFAGLGRAAGAFDDGHAEFTWGRAGLEWRSRDLIVEGEVSGNRYGHGTRVGARLAATVDIDDEWQVGATGEILSRDTPLRALEEGIGSDRVSGFIRWRQDERREIGLTVGNAWFGDGNNRTTVALDGQQRIYTAPHFKADLKLDLAASFNSEGGDTDYFNPKADLAALPQLELQHILYRRYDTVWRHSLTFGAGPYWQQDFGTGVIATVGYRQEFETDNVFQIGAGISGSYRPYDGDYETELRVNFDLTYRF
- a CDS encoding ABC transporter ATP-binding protein, whose translation is MTRAATVGGAPTGAPSAIELRGINKSFGPVKANQDVSLTIAPGTIHGIIGENGAGKSTLMSILYGFYEADSGEILVDGQPRRITSSSDAIAAGIGMVHQHFMLVEPFTVLENVILGAEGGALLAGGKARARAELQRLEREYSLEVPVDAVVGDLPVGLQQRVEILKALYRGADILILDEPTGVLTPQEADHLFRILAALRAQGKTVILITHKLREIMAITDAVTVMRQGRVVANVATRETSREQLAELMVGRKVLLRVDKTPARPGETLMEVRGLDVVDGQGVRRVKDVSFALRAGEIVGIAGVSGNGQSELLAALAGMVRPAKGDIAVGGTALSSLPHVDAGTLRRLGVGHVPEDRHREGLVTAFSAAECSILGHHADPAYNGAVMTDGRKVVAHCERLMQDYDVRPPNPHLKAANFSGGNQQKIIVGREVERDPKVLLVGQPTRGVDIGAIEAIHRRLVALRDSGKAILLVSVELDEIRSLADRILVMFDGMIVGEVAADGATEQSLGLMMAGVQQEAAE
- a CDS encoding BMP family protein; translated protein: MKKLLSALALSTALVAGAAFADEVKPAVVFDMGGKFDRSFNEGIYNGSKKWSDETGIKIAEFEVTNESQREQALRRMAENGANVVIAVGFAQAPALEIVADEFPDTKFAIIDAVVEKPNVQSIVFKEQEGSFLVGVLAALASKTGTVGFVGGMDIPLIRAFGCGYVQGVRYANSSAKVLENMTGTTPAAWNDPTKGGELARSQFDRGADVVYAAAGATGLGVLQAAADAKKLSIGVDSNQNHLHPGSVLTSMLKRVDVAAYDVFKSAQDGSWKPGVKVLGLKEDGVGWALDDNNAKLITPEMKTKVDAAAKGIIDGSIQVVDYRTNNSCPQ
- a CDS encoding ABC transporter permease, with amino-acid sequence MSAFGRPADVPRWVSIGLIPAVNLVLAFIAAGLVVLVIYWGQYADGTLPGAEYFYTPVRAAGLLLKGAFGSFPNWSYTLYYTTNFIFAGLAVAVAFHAGLFNIGAEGQAYVAGLGVGLVCLYLDFLPFILVLPLAIVAAALFGAAWAFIPAYLQAKRGSHIVITTIMFNFIASSLMVYLMVHVLIAPGQQSPESRAFAAGTVLPTISEVLAWFGIRMRRLPLNLSFLWALACCVFVWIFVWRTRWGYALRTVGLNPRAAVYGGISVAGIIILAMCISGALSGFIALNEIMGVQRRILLNFVAGAGFVGIAVSLMGRNHPFGIIFAALLFGALYQGGTELNFDMPEITREMVVVIQGLVILFAGALENLFRPRIEALFRRRGPALQAAKGTTS
- the pgaC gene encoding poly-beta-1,6-N-acetyl-D-glucosamine synthase, translated to MIDRLLALFVLAVVVGGPLGFALVTAGDVLLNFVFFYPLFMSGIWMTGGLYFWWHWERHWPSHEIAPELPGTPLISIIVPCFNEGANAEETILAALGQAYPAIEVIAVNDGSSDDTGAVLDALAARHDRLRVIHLAHNQGKAMALRMGALAARSDYLVCIDGDALLHPNAAAYLVAPMLTLPRVGAVTGNPRIRTRSTLLGRVQVGEFSSIIGLIKRSQRVYGRIFTVSGVVAAFRRSALHRVGYWSLDMVTEDIDISWKLQRDHWAVFYEPRALCWILMPETLAGLWKQRLRWAKGGAEVFLKNLPTIWGWRQRRMWPLVVEFCLSSGWAFAYGLSILFWAAGLFVTLPPGIHVETLVPPEFTGMVLALTCIVQFTLAILIERRYETGLLRALGWIVWYPLAYWMLSLFTTLVALPKVAIGRRRRARWTSPDRGLRPLPPP
- the pgaD gene encoding poly-beta-1,6-N-acetyl-D-glucosamine biosynthesis protein PgaD — protein: MIIDVRHQRSLPARLLDLLLTALAWAAFITIFLRGADALFDGSHQGPRPWLPEALRTLGTLTVYLIIAAVNAAILLGWAFYNQWRFRGRDRRRAAPSLSDAQMAPPFAVPAGLLGRMRAGRRLVIHHDAAGTITAVDDRPALKVVPLERETTSFQ